Below is a genomic region from Irregularibacter muris.
ATCCTAATTATACTTATGTATTTTTGGCTGTGGCTTTATTGATGGTTATTTCTGTTATTGTTCTAGTGATGACCATTAAGGAAAATAAGTTTGCAAAGGAAATCGTAGAGGATGAGGAACCAGCCACAGAAACAGGAAGTTCTTTAGTAGATACTCCAGAAGAAAAAGAGATGTCTAAGGATGTCAAGAGGAGTTTATACTTTATTCTAGCTTCTATATTTTTATGGTTTACTGCCTACAATGCTGTAACTACAGCATTTTCAAGATATGCAACAGAAGTATGGGGACTTCAAGGAGGAAGTTTTGCCAATGCCCTTATGGTAGCCATGGCAGCCGCCATTGTCAGTTTTATTCCTGTGGGTATAATATCCAGTCACATAGGTAGAAAAAAGACTATCCTCATAGGGATTGTACTGATGAGTCTTTCCTATTTTTCAGGATTTTTATTTGTCCACTACTCTCCATGGATTAACTTGGTATTTGTCTTTACAGGCATTGGATGGGCATCCATCAATGTCAACTCCTACCCTATGGTGGTAGAGATAAGTCGTAGCGGAGATGTAGGAAAATATACGGGTCTTTATTATACTTTTTCTATGGCTGCGCAGATATTTACCCCTGTATTTTCTGGATTTTTATTAGAAAATGTATCCTATAGGACGCTTTTCCCCTATGCGGTAATATTTTCTGCTCTATCTTTTTGTACCATGCTTTTTGTAAAACATGGGGACTCTAAACCTCCTAAGAGGGAAAGTGCTTTGGAAAACTTTGACGTAGAAGACTAACGTAAAAGGAGTAATTGTAGTGATAATCTATATAACATTAGGAATGATACTAGGGATAATGGTCCTTTATTTATGGATGATTATGCCTAAGATGATTAATCGTCCTGATATGAGAGCGTTTAAGAAATATTTTGCTCACCGGGGGCTTCATCAGGACAATTCTATATCCCCGGAAAACTCTATGACAGCCTTTGCCTTAGCAGTAGAGAAGGGCTATGGAATTGAGTTAGATGTCCAGTTATCAAAGGATGGTCTACCCGTAGTTTTCCACGATGAGTCTTTAAAAAGGGTTTGTGGAATAGACAAAAAGGTGAAGGATCTTACCTTTCAAGAACTAAGGAAATTATACCTATTGACCTCCCAAGAAACCATTCCTCATCTACAGGAGGTATTGGATTTGGTGGATGGAAAGGTTCCCTTGATTATAGAGTTAAAGGGGCAAACTAGAGATATTTCTCTTTGTACTGTAGTCGCCCACTATTTAGATCAGTACCCGGGCAGATACTGCATAGAATCCTTTAATCCCTTAATGCTTCGATGGTTTAAAAGAAATAGGCCCCAGGTTATACGAGGTCAGTTGTCTAGTGATTTTGTAAAATCCGGGGATACAGGAGGGGATAAGAGACTATACTTTTTACTCAAACATTTGCTATTAAACATTTTATCTAAACCCAATTTCATTGCCTATAATCATTTATACCACCACTTACTTTCTTTTAAAGTATGCCGCGGGTTGTATAAAATTCCTACCGTAGCTTGGACCATAAAATCTGTAAAGGAATTGCAGGAGAGTAAAAAAGACTTTGATCATTTTATCTTTGAAAATTTTATACCCTAAGGGGAACAAAGGGGCAGGACAGTAAGGTTGAATCTAGAATCAATCTTTCTATCCTGCCCCTTATTTATTTTTCAAGATGATCTCCTATCAAAATCTCTTATAAAGCATAATGATCTCTTAGAGTAGGACAAGGGAAATGTTTGTTATAATGAAGACGTTAATTAAATAACAAACATAATAGGGGGTAAGAAAATGTTGAAAAAGAATCGGGTTTTGGTATTGCTTTTAGTATTATTATTTGTTGCATCCTTTGCATTTACTGCTTGTAGTGGTGGAGAGACACCAAGTGCTACAGATGAAGAAAATAAGGGAGCTCAAGAAACAGTAAAACCTGAAGAAAATGTAGTAGAAACTGCTGCCAATAATTATTTTGACACTATGGAAAATAGTCATATGATGAAGGCTGACGAGTTTATCGAGAAAGTAAAAGCTGGGGCAGAGGATGTCCTTATTTTAGATATTAGACGAGCAGAAGATTATGATCAAGGTCATATCAAAGGAGCCGTAAATCTTCCCTTTGGTACCGATGTAAGTGATAATCTTGAAAACATTCCCAAGGATAAACCTCTTTTAGTGTATTGTTATAGTGGTCAAACTGCATCCCAAACCATTGCACTACTTCATGTAGCAGGTTTTGATGCCACCAATATTACTTCAGGATGGAATGGTGGAATTTCTCAAGTAGAGGGCTATGAAGAAGCAGTAGAAACCACTAAAAA
It encodes:
- a CDS encoding MFS transporter, translating into MKLNYKRTFLLSLAFLSISAFWQLYDNLIPLILKNTFGLGDTLTGGIMAVDNVLALFLLPLFGAYSDKVNTRLGKRTPFIVVGTIFAVIFMMLIPLADQMQSFILFFVALGITLIAMGTYRSPAVALMPDLTPKPLRSKANAIINLMGAVGGIFALAMISLLIPKGEHPNYTYVFLAVALLMVISVIVLVMTIKENKFAKEIVEDEEPATETGSSLVDTPEEKEMSKDVKRSLYFILASIFLWFTAYNAVTTAFSRYATEVWGLQGGSFANALMVAMAAAIVSFIPVGIISSHIGRKKTILIGIVLMSLSYFSGFLFVHYSPWINLVFVFTGIGWASINVNSYPMVVEISRSGDVGKYTGLYYTFSMAAQIFTPVFSGFLLENVSYRTLFPYAVIFSALSFCTMLFVKHGDSKPPKRESALENFDVED
- a CDS encoding glycerophosphodiester phosphodiesterase family protein, which encodes MILGIMVLYLWMIMPKMINRPDMRAFKKYFAHRGLHQDNSISPENSMTAFALAVEKGYGIELDVQLSKDGLPVVFHDESLKRVCGIDKKVKDLTFQELRKLYLLTSQETIPHLQEVLDLVDGKVPLIIELKGQTRDISLCTVVAHYLDQYPGRYCIESFNPLMLRWFKRNRPQVIRGQLSSDFVKSGDTGGDKRLYFLLKHLLLNILSKPNFIAYNHLYHHLLSFKVCRGLYKIPTVAWTIKSVKELQESKKDFDHFIFENFIP
- a CDS encoding rhodanese-like domain-containing protein, with the protein product MLKKNRVLVLLLVLLFVASFAFTACSGGETPSATDEENKGAQETVKPEENVVETAANNYFDTMENSHMMKADEFIEKVKAGAEDVLILDIRRAEDYDQGHIKGAVNLPFGTDVSDNLENIPKDKPLLVYCYSGQTASQTIALLHVAGFDATNITSGWNGGISQVEGYEEAVETTKNELPEAKTEIDPEIKKAIADYYAGFETVQDTDFAINKVSVENTKKMLDEKDESIFLLDIRAEEDYKEGHIEGAVNIPYGKGMQEQFNTLPKDKTIVVICYSGQTADQTNAILRLLGYKSVGMSGGMKGGWEEAGYPVVTE